In Pseudomonas sp. GCEP-101, one DNA window encodes the following:
- a CDS encoding ABC transporter permease → MNSHETKAPSRLLATLAMIFMVFPLLAVIPVSFTGKRFLSMPNGNWSLRHYQALLDSPEWLSAIGQSLIVATATCIIATALAVSFSLGIWYLRSRLATLLIGLVLLPMAIPPMISAMVLYFMETKVSQFAPGLGYDTLFGLTIAHIVMVVPYGVVTMLVALSQLDRRIELAARNLGASLGQTTFLVVLPNLKLGVASTALLCFALSWEEIAVTLFVTSTEVNTLPRQIWSGLRDNIDPAVAAISVVLIALTFVALVGRMIAQRIAARPAGS, encoded by the coding sequence ATGAATTCGCACGAAACCAAGGCACCGAGCCGCCTGCTGGCGACCCTGGCGATGATCTTCATGGTCTTCCCGCTGTTGGCGGTGATCCCGGTGTCCTTCACCGGCAAGCGCTTTCTGTCGATGCCCAACGGCAACTGGTCGCTGCGCCACTACCAGGCGCTGCTGGACAGCCCCGAATGGCTCTCGGCGATCGGCCAGAGCCTGATCGTCGCCACCGCCACCTGCATCATCGCGACCGCACTGGCGGTGAGCTTCAGCCTCGGCATCTGGTACCTGCGCTCGCGCCTGGCCACCCTGCTGATCGGCCTGGTGCTGCTGCCGATGGCGATCCCGCCGATGATCTCGGCGATGGTCCTGTACTTCATGGAAACCAAGGTCAGCCAGTTCGCCCCCGGCCTGGGCTACGACACCCTGTTCGGCCTGACCATCGCGCACATCGTGATGGTCGTGCCCTACGGCGTGGTGACCATGCTGGTGGCGCTGAGCCAACTGGACCGGCGCATCGAACTGGCCGCCCGCAACCTCGGCGCGAGCCTCGGCCAGACCACCTTCCTGGTGGTGCTGCCGAACCTCAAGCTGGGCGTAGCGAGCACGGCGCTGCTGTGTTTTGCGCTCTCCTGGGAAGAGATCGCGGTGACCCTGTTCGTCACCAGCACCGAGGTGAACACCCTGCCGCGGCAGATCTGGTCCGGCCTGCGCGACAACATCGACCCGGCCGTGGCGGCCATCTCGGTGGTGCTGATCGCCCTGACCTTCGTTGCGCTGGTGGGACGGATGATCGCCCAGCGCATCGCCGCACGGCCGGCGGGAAGCTGA
- the tusA gene encoding sulfurtransferase TusA, with the protein MSQPVDAILDATGLNCPEPVMMLHNKVRDLPAGGLLKVIATDPSTRRDIPKFCVFLGHELVEQQEEAGTYLYWIRKKAE; encoded by the coding sequence ATGTCCCAGCCTGTCGATGCGATCCTCGACGCCACCGGCCTGAACTGCCCCGAGCCGGTCATGATGCTGCACAACAAGGTGCGCGACCTGCCGGCCGGCGGCCTGCTCAAGGTGATTGCCACCGACCCGTCCACCCGCCGCGACATTCCCAAGTTCTGCGTCTTCCTCGGCCACGAGCTGGTGGAACAGCAGGAAGAGGCGGGTACCTACCTGTACTGGATTCGCAAGAAGGCGGAGTGA
- a CDS encoding alpha/beta hydrolase yields the protein MRALLCLCLALLAGCAARDQVPDFNASAGQDLPATWFEAVITARDGTKLSATVFQPALKAGESAPLIVHTHGWGGWRVTGPDGYYGKNMMSGRAALRAWKAGFWVVSYDQRGWGGSDGRIEMMNPQFEVQDASAVIDWAATHLARLTLDGPNDPRVGMLGESYGGAVQLLASAEDPRIDAIVPIATWYDLADALAPDGQLKIGWGGVLVSLGLATGYDLGKFVQADYLHTTGGRMTAPVQAELHANSLASYCAAGRLPHADALLIQGLRDTLFPLDQGLQIRQCLKQGPADVRLLGMQGGHILPPPLQAWSGLPPFNNEPVIHCGSRAINLYTGIVAWYEEKLRKRPGAADGVPDLCISLDLDQGVALDDLPPPGPTVALPATALRPAVSGLLQPSRFVPLQRVSEPSALLGSAQVRLDQPLAERPDTQVFAALAIRSADGRTRRLDEQVKPLANRGSTRLNAVSASLAPGDEIGLLVSGFSGQYLFNSSWRFSSVELQGEVQLPSLVPLQPRVAARR from the coding sequence ATGCGCGCCCTCCTCTGCCTGTGCCTTGCGCTCCTTGCCGGCTGCGCCGCCCGCGACCAGGTTCCCGACTTCAATGCCAGCGCCGGCCAGGACCTGCCAGCCACCTGGTTCGAGGCGGTAATCACCGCCCGCGACGGCACGAAGCTCTCCGCCACCGTGTTCCAACCGGCGCTGAAAGCCGGCGAGAGCGCCCCGCTGATCGTCCACACACACGGCTGGGGCGGCTGGCGGGTCACCGGGCCGGACGGCTACTACGGCAAGAACATGATGTCCGGCCGCGCCGCGCTGCGCGCCTGGAAGGCCGGCTTCTGGGTGGTCAGCTACGACCAGCGCGGCTGGGGCGGCAGCGACGGGCGCATCGAGATGATGAACCCGCAGTTCGAGGTGCAGGACGCCAGCGCGGTGATCGACTGGGCCGCGACGCACCTGGCCCGGCTGACCCTGGACGGCCCGAACGACCCGCGCGTGGGCATGCTCGGCGAAAGCTACGGCGGCGCCGTGCAACTGCTGGCCTCGGCGGAGGACCCGCGCATCGACGCCATCGTCCCCATCGCCACCTGGTACGACCTGGCCGACGCCCTGGCGCCGGACGGCCAGCTGAAGATCGGCTGGGGCGGCGTGCTGGTCAGCCTGGGCCTGGCCACCGGCTACGATCTGGGCAAGTTCGTCCAGGCCGACTACCTGCACACCACCGGCGGCCGCATGACCGCGCCGGTGCAGGCCGAACTGCACGCCAACAGCCTCGCCAGCTACTGCGCGGCCGGCCGCCTGCCCCATGCCGACGCCCTGCTGATCCAGGGCCTGCGCGACACGCTGTTCCCGCTGGACCAGGGCCTGCAGATCCGCCAGTGCCTGAAACAGGGGCCGGCCGACGTGCGCCTGCTGGGCATGCAGGGCGGGCACATCCTGCCGCCGCCCTTGCAGGCGTGGAGCGGCTTGCCGCCGTTCAACAACGAGCCGGTGATCCACTGCGGCTCGCGGGCGATCAACCTCTACACCGGCATCGTCGCCTGGTACGAGGAAAAGCTGCGCAAGCGCCCCGGCGCCGCCGACGGCGTGCCGGACCTGTGCATCAGCCTCGACCTGGACCAGGGCGTGGCGCTGGACGACCTGCCGCCGCCCGGGCCCACCGTGGCGCTGCCGGCCACCGCCCTCCGCCCGGCGGTCAGCGGCCTGCTGCAGCCTTCGCGATTCGTTCCCTTGCAGCGCGTCAGCGAACCGAGCGCGTTGCTCGGCAGCGCTCAGGTGCGCCTCGACCAGCCGCTGGCCGAACGCCCGGATACGCAGGTGTTCGCCGCCCTGGCGATCCGTAGCGCCGACGGCCGCACCCGGCGTCTGGACGAGCAGGTGAAACCGCTGGCGAACCGGGGCAGCACGCGGCTGAACGCCGTCAGCGCCAGCCTCGCGCCGGGGGATGAGATTGGATTGCTGGTGAGCGGCTTCAGCGGCCAGTACCTGTTCAACAGCTCCTGGCGCTTTTCCTCAGTGGAATTGCAGGGGGAGGTGCAACTGCCCAGCCTCGTGCCGCTGCAGCCTCGCGTCGCCGCACGCCGCTGA
- a CDS encoding MaoC family dehydratase yields MKRKLPSLLGSYSRMLLPRRGLGQGERVPYLAMDSRTLTFDLRHLRAYRQHFGLDPALGVPLLYPQVISLPLHLRLLSRSRMPLSVVGLIHLRSHIQRYRLLDEHEPLQFDCRILTSRRNELGLEVDVVTEAWHHDMLYWQSITTYLRRGDFLDAGSAPDPLPERAQWHTLEAPVHAGVQWRVPKIVGWRYAGLSGDFNPLHLSRLMASHYGFGKPFAHGMWGLARSLTGRRLAENVRLDAHFKAPLPLGSQVKQSYRRLGKKEQWALLPADGDGQPMLLAQLDEAPDGPLR; encoded by the coding sequence GTGAAGCGAAAGTTGCCCTCGCTGCTGGGCAGTTACAGCCGCATGTTGCTGCCGCGCCGTGGCCTTGGCCAGGGCGAGCGCGTGCCCTACCTGGCGATGGACAGCCGCACCCTGACCTTCGACCTGCGCCACCTGCGCGCGTACCGCCAGCACTTCGGCCTCGACCCGGCGCTGGGCGTACCGCTGCTCTACCCGCAGGTGATCAGCCTGCCGCTGCACCTGCGCCTGCTCAGCCGCTCGCGCATGCCGCTATCGGTGGTGGGGCTGATCCACCTGCGCAGCCACATCCAGCGCTACCGCCTGCTCGACGAACACGAGCCGCTGCAGTTCGATTGCCGCATCCTCACCAGCCGCCGCAACGAGCTGGGCCTGGAGGTGGACGTGGTCACCGAGGCCTGGCATCACGACATGCTCTACTGGCAGTCCATCACCACCTACCTGCGCCGGGGCGACTTCCTCGATGCCGGCAGCGCGCCGGACCCGCTGCCCGAGCGCGCCCAGTGGCACACCTTGGAAGCGCCGGTGCATGCCGGCGTGCAGTGGCGCGTGCCGAAGATCGTCGGCTGGCGCTACGCCGGCCTGAGTGGCGACTTCAACCCGCTGCACCTGTCGCGGCTGATGGCCTCACACTATGGCTTCGGCAAGCCCTTCGCCCACGGCATGTGGGGCCTGGCGCGCAGCCTGACCGGCCGCCGCCTGGCCGAGAACGTGCGCCTGGACGCGCACTTCAAGGCGCCCCTGCCGCTGGGTAGCCAGGTGAAGCAGAGCTACCGGCGCCTGGGCAAGAAGGAACAGTGGGCGTTGCTGCCCGCCGACGGCGATGGCCAGCCCATGCTGCTGGCGCAGTTGGACGAGGCGCCGGATGGGCCGTTGCGCTAG
- the rlmM gene encoding 23S rRNA (cytidine(2498)-2'-O)-methyltransferase RlmM yields MNTLLLHCRPGFESEVCAELSEHAARLDIPGYARAKPATAYAEFICAEDDGAERLMRQLRFAELIFPRQWARGNGFTALPETDRIGAILEALAGFPACGSLWLEVFDTNDGKELSTFCRKFEKPLRAALVKAGKLVEDPSLPRLLLTFRSGREAFIGLAESRNCAMWPMGIPRLKFPREAPSRSTLKLEEAWHHFIPRADWDRRLAPDMLAVDLGASPGGWTWQLVNREMRVVAVDNGPMAENLMYSGLVEHQRVDGYAFRPRQRMDWMVCDIVEKPARTGAMIETWIGEGLCREAIVNLKLPMKQRYAEVRRILDRLEEAFRERGLKVQIGCKQLYHDREEVTCHLRRIEKGER; encoded by the coding sequence ATGAATACCCTCTTACTGCACTGCCGTCCGGGCTTCGAGAGCGAGGTCTGCGCCGAGCTGTCCGAACACGCCGCGCGCCTGGACATCCCCGGCTACGCCCGGGCCAAGCCGGCGACTGCCTACGCCGAGTTCATCTGCGCCGAGGACGACGGCGCCGAGCGCCTGATGCGCCAGCTGCGCTTCGCCGAGCTGATCTTCCCGCGCCAGTGGGCGCGCGGGAACGGCTTCACCGCGCTGCCGGAAACGGACCGCATCGGTGCGATCCTCGAGGCCCTGGCCGGTTTTCCGGCGTGCGGCAGCCTCTGGCTGGAGGTGTTCGACACCAACGATGGCAAGGAGCTGTCGACCTTCTGCCGCAAGTTCGAGAAGCCGCTGCGCGCCGCGCTGGTGAAAGCCGGCAAGCTGGTGGAAGACCCGAGCCTGCCGCGCCTGTTGCTGACCTTCCGCTCCGGTCGCGAGGCTTTCATCGGCCTGGCCGAGTCGCGCAATTGCGCCATGTGGCCGATGGGCATTCCGCGCCTGAAGTTCCCCCGCGAGGCGCCCAGCCGCTCGACGCTGAAGCTGGAGGAGGCCTGGCACCACTTCATCCCCCGCGCCGACTGGGACCGCCGCCTGGCGCCGGACATGCTCGCCGTGGACCTGGGCGCATCGCCCGGTGGCTGGACCTGGCAGCTGGTGAATCGGGAGATGCGCGTGGTCGCCGTGGACAACGGGCCGATGGCGGAGAACCTGATGTATTCCGGGCTGGTCGAGCACCAGCGTGTCGACGGCTACGCCTTCCGCCCGCGCCAGCGCATGGACTGGATGGTCTGCGACATCGTCGAGAAGCCCGCGCGCACCGGCGCGATGATCGAAACCTGGATCGGCGAAGGCCTGTGCCGCGAGGCCATCGTCAACCTGAAGTTGCCGATGAAACAGCGCTACGCCGAGGTGCGGCGCATCCTCGATCGCCTGGAAGAGGCCTTCCGCGAGCGCGGGCTGAAGGTGCAGATCGGCTGCAAGCAGCTTTACCACGACCGCGAGGAAGTGACCTGCCACCTGCGCCGCATCGAGAAGGGCGAGCGCTAG
- the acnA gene encoding aconitate hydratase AcnA, whose translation MPAVDSLNSLRTLEVAGKTYHYYSLPDAAKSLGDLGKLPMSLKVLLENLLRWEDGNTVTGDDLKALAGWLKTRSSEREIQYRPARVLMQDFTGVPAVVDLAAMRDAMAKAGGDPQKINPLSPVDLVIDHSVMVDKFASQSAFAQNVEIEMERNGERYAFLRWGQNAFDNFRVVPPGTGICHQVNLEYLGRTVWTKDEDGRTYAFPDTLVGTDSHTTMINGLGVLGWGVGGIEAEAAMLGQPVSMLIPEVIGFKLTGKLKEGITATDLVLTVTQMLRKKGVVGKFVEFYGDGLADLPLADRATIANMAPEYGATCGFFPVDEITLGYLRLSGRPEATVQLVEAYSKAQGLWREKVHEPVFTDSLQLDMGDVEASLAGPKRPQDRVALGHVSQAFDDFLGLQIKPAATEEGRLLSEGGGGAAVGSAESTGEADYHYEGQTHRLKNGAVVIAAITSCTNTSNPSVMMAAGLLAKKALEKGLQRKPWVKSSLAPGSKVVTDYFHAAGLTRYLDELGFDLVGYGCTTCIGNSGPLLEPIEKAIQQADLTVASVLSGNRNFEGRVHPLVKTNWLASPPLVVAYALAGTVRIDLTKEPLGTGRDGQPVYLKDIWPTQQEIADAVQKVDTKMFHKEYAEVFQGDEKWRAIQVPDAKTYTWQDDSTYIQHPPFFEHIAEAPPQVADIRGAKILALLGDSVTTDHISPAGNIKKDSPAGRYLSEHGVAYADFNSYGSRRGNHEVMMRGTFANIRIKNEMLGGEEGGNTLYVPTGEKLAIYDAAMRYQQDGTPLVIVAGKEYGTGSSRDWAAKGTNLLGVKAVIAESFERIHRSNLVGMGVLPLQFKEGQDRKALKLSGKEVLSISGLSGELKPHMPLTVAVQREDGSQDSFEVLCRIDTQNEVEYFKAGGILHYVLRSLI comes from the coding sequence ATGCCCGCAGTGGATAGCCTGAACAGCCTGCGCACCCTCGAGGTCGCCGGCAAGACCTATCACTACTACAGCCTGCCCGACGCGGCGAAGAGCCTGGGAGACCTCGGCAAGCTGCCCATGTCCCTGAAAGTCCTGCTGGAAAACCTGTTGCGCTGGGAAGACGGCAACACCGTTACCGGCGACGACCTCAAGGCCCTGGCCGGCTGGCTGAAGACCCGCAGCTCCGAGCGCGAGATCCAGTACCGCCCCGCCCGCGTGCTGATGCAGGACTTCACCGGGGTGCCCGCGGTAGTCGACCTCGCCGCCATGCGCGACGCCATGGCCAAGGCCGGCGGCGACCCGCAGAAGATCAATCCGCTGTCCCCTGTCGACCTTGTCATCGACCACTCGGTGATGGTGGACAAGTTCGCCAGCCAGTCCGCCTTCGCCCAGAACGTCGAGATAGAGATGGAGCGCAACGGCGAACGTTACGCCTTCCTGCGCTGGGGGCAGAACGCCTTCGACAACTTCCGCGTGGTGCCGCCGGGCACCGGCATCTGCCACCAGGTCAACCTGGAATACCTGGGGCGCACCGTGTGGACCAAGGATGAGGACGGCCGCACCTACGCCTTCCCCGACACCCTGGTCGGCACCGACTCGCACACCACCATGATCAACGGCCTGGGCGTGCTCGGCTGGGGCGTGGGCGGTATCGAGGCGGAAGCGGCCATGCTCGGCCAGCCGGTGTCGATGCTGATTCCCGAGGTCATCGGCTTCAAGCTCACCGGCAAGCTGAAGGAAGGCATCACCGCCACCGACCTGGTGCTGACCGTTACCCAGATGCTGCGCAAGAAAGGCGTTGTAGGAAAGTTCGTCGAATTCTACGGGGACGGCCTCGCCGACCTGCCGCTGGCGGACCGCGCCACCATCGCCAACATGGCGCCCGAATACGGCGCCACGTGCGGCTTCTTCCCGGTGGACGAGATCACCCTGGGTTACCTGCGCCTGTCCGGCCGGCCGGAAGCCACCGTGCAACTGGTGGAGGCCTACAGCAAGGCGCAAGGCCTGTGGCGCGAGAAAGTCCACGAGCCGGTATTCACCGACTCCCTGCAACTGGACATGGGCGACGTCGAAGCCAGCCTCGCCGGCCCCAAGCGCCCGCAGGACCGCGTTGCCCTCGGCCACGTCAGCCAGGCCTTCGATGACTTCCTCGGCCTGCAGATCAAGCCCGCCGCCACCGAGGAAGGCCGCCTGCTCAGCGAGGGCGGCGGTGGCGCTGCCGTCGGCTCGGCGGAGTCCACCGGGGAAGCCGACTACCACTACGAAGGCCAGACCCACCGGCTGAAGAACGGCGCCGTGGTGATCGCCGCCATCACCTCCTGCACCAACACCTCCAACCCCAGCGTGATGATGGCCGCCGGCCTGCTGGCGAAGAAGGCGCTGGAAAAAGGCCTGCAGCGCAAGCCCTGGGTGAAGAGTTCCCTGGCCCCCGGCTCCAAGGTGGTCACCGACTACTTCCACGCCGCCGGCCTGACCCGTTACCTGGACGAACTGGGCTTCGATCTGGTCGGCTATGGCTGCACCACCTGCATCGGCAACTCCGGCCCGCTGCTGGAGCCCATCGAGAAGGCCATCCAGCAGGCCGACCTGACCGTCGCCTCGGTGCTCTCGGGCAACCGCAACTTCGAAGGACGTGTGCACCCGCTGGTGAAAACCAACTGGCTGGCGTCGCCGCCCCTGGTGGTCGCCTATGCCCTCGCCGGCACCGTGCGCATCGACCTGACTAAAGAACCGCTGGGCACCGGCAGGGATGGTCAGCCGGTGTATCTGAAGGACATCTGGCCGACCCAGCAGGAAATCGCCGACGCCGTTCAGAAAGTCGACACGAAAATGTTCCACAAGGAGTACGCCGAAGTCTTCCAGGGCGATGAGAAGTGGCGTGCGATCCAGGTGCCGGACGCCAAGACCTACACCTGGCAGGACGATTCCACCTACATCCAGCATCCGCCGTTCTTCGAACACATCGCCGAGGCACCGCCGCAGGTGGCAGACATCCGTGGCGCGAAGATCCTCGCCCTACTGGGCGACTCGGTGACCACCGACCACATCTCCCCCGCCGGCAACATCAAGAAGGACAGCCCCGCCGGGCGCTACCTCAGCGAGCATGGCGTGGCCTACGCCGACTTCAACTCCTACGGCTCGCGCCGTGGGAATCATGAGGTGATGATGCGCGGCACCTTCGCCAACATCCGCATCAAGAACGAGATGCTGGGCGGCGAGGAAGGCGGCAATACCCTCTATGTACCCACCGGGGAAAAGCTGGCGATCTACGATGCCGCCATGCGCTACCAGCAGGACGGCACGCCCCTGGTGATCGTCGCCGGCAAGGAGTACGGCACCGGCTCGTCCCGCGACTGGGCGGCCAAGGGCACCAACCTGCTGGGCGTGAAAGCGGTGATCGCCGAGAGCTTCGAACGCATCCACCGTTCCAACCTGGTGGGCATGGGCGTGTTGCCGCTGCAGTTCAAGGAGGGCCAGGACCGCAAGGCCCTGAAGCTGAGCGGCAAGGAAGTGCTGAGTATCAGCGGCCTGTCGGGCGAGCTGAAGCCGCACATGCCCCTCACGGTCGCAGTGCAACGCGAGGACGGCAGCCAGGACAGCTTCGAGGTGCTCTGCCGCATCGATACCCAGAACGAAGTCGAGTACTTCAAGGCCGGCGGCATCCTTCACTACGTGCTGCGCAGCCTGATCTAG
- a CDS encoding methyl-accepting chemotaxis protein, with protein sequence MRNNQPITQRERTFPAEQRLISTTDARGVISYVNDAFSAISGFSHEELVGSPHNLVRHPDVPPAVFAHMWTTLKKGRPWMGIVKNRCKSGDHYWVSAYVTPIYERNEIVGYESVRVKPSAEQVRRAEALYARINAGKSAVPTRDRWLPVLLDWLPFILIGQIGFLIGAWLNSHWGFLLAALLSIPLGLAGLGWQQRGLKRLLRLAEQTTSDPLIAQMYTDSRGAQARLEMSILSQEARLKTCLTRLQDTAETLTEQAREADSLAHHSSAGLDRQRQETEQVATAVNQMAATTQEVADNVQRTADATRQANDLTTEGRQIAAETREAMQRLSSSVGETGEAVSQLARDSEQIGGVVDVIKGIADQTNLLALNAAIEAARAGEMGRGFAVVADEVRQLAQRTAESTGQIHQLIANLQNTATEAVRAMDSGRRQADEGVERVLQADNALVGISDAVANITEMTTQIAAAAEEQSAVAEEINRNISTIANLADQTSGEAQRTALLSEELTQTAQRQYSLVERFNR encoded by the coding sequence ATGCGCAACAACCAGCCGATCACCCAGCGTGAACGCACCTTCCCCGCCGAACAGCGGCTGATCTCCACCACCGACGCACGAGGCGTGATCAGCTACGTCAACGATGCCTTCAGCGCCATCAGCGGCTTCTCCCACGAGGAGTTGGTGGGCTCGCCGCACAACCTGGTGCGCCATCCCGACGTGCCGCCGGCGGTCTTCGCGCACATGTGGACGACGCTGAAGAAGGGTCGACCGTGGATGGGTATCGTCAAGAACCGCTGCAAGAGCGGCGATCACTACTGGGTCAGCGCCTACGTCACGCCCATTTATGAACGCAACGAGATCGTCGGCTACGAGTCGGTGCGGGTGAAACCCAGCGCCGAACAGGTCCGCCGCGCCGAGGCGCTGTATGCGCGGATCAACGCCGGCAAGTCGGCTGTTCCGACCCGTGACCGCTGGTTGCCGGTGTTGCTGGACTGGCTGCCGTTCATCCTGATCGGCCAGATCGGTTTCCTCATCGGCGCCTGGCTCAATTCGCACTGGGGCTTCCTGCTCGCGGCCCTGCTGTCGATCCCGCTGGGCCTGGCCGGATTGGGCTGGCAGCAGCGCGGTCTCAAGCGCCTGCTGCGCCTGGCCGAGCAGACCACCTCCGACCCGCTGATCGCGCAAATGTACACCGACAGCCGCGGCGCCCAGGCACGCCTGGAAATGTCCATTCTCAGCCAGGAAGCACGACTGAAAACCTGTCTGACTCGTCTGCAGGACACCGCCGAAACCCTCACCGAGCAGGCTCGCGAAGCCGACTCCCTGGCCCATCACAGCTCCGCCGGCCTGGACCGTCAGCGCCAGGAGACCGAGCAGGTGGCTACCGCGGTCAACCAGATGGCCGCCACCACGCAGGAAGTGGCCGACAACGTACAACGTACCGCCGACGCTACCCGCCAGGCCAACGACCTGACCACCGAAGGTCGGCAGATCGCCGCGGAAACCCGCGAAGCCATGCAGCGCCTGTCCAGCTCCGTGGGCGAAACCGGCGAAGCAGTCAGCCAACTGGCCCGTGACAGCGAGCAGATCGGCGGCGTGGTGGATGTGATCAAGGGCATCGCCGACCAGACCAACCTGCTGGCGCTCAATGCCGCCATCGAGGCGGCGCGCGCCGGCGAGATGGGCCGCGGTTTCGCCGTGGTGGCCGACGAAGTGCGCCAGCTGGCCCAGCGTACCGCCGAGTCCACCGGGCAGATTCACCAGCTCATCGCCAACCTGCAGAACACCGCCACCGAGGCGGTACGCGCCATGGATTCCGGCCGCCGCCAGGCCGACGAGGGCGTGGAGCGCGTGCTGCAGGCGGACAACGCCCTGGTGGGCATCAGCGATGCGGTGGCCAACATTACCGAAATGACCACCCAGATCGCCGCCGCCGCGGAAGAACAGAGCGCGGTGGCCGAGGAGATCAACCGCAACATCAGCACCATCGCCAACCTGGCCGATCAGACCTCCGGCGAGGCCCAGCGCACTGCCCTGCTCAGCGAAGAACTGACACAGACCGCGCAGCGACAGTATTCGCTGGTGGAGCGTTTCAACCGCTGA